The DNA sequence ttatgtacttgaaaatgaaTCAATTGATCAATTCGGCActtttgggcagacttgatacaaaaaaaatgcttcactggatcaatctgaaactttgcacacacactgctgccacctagtggccaaaatctaaattgcgtctAAACTgctatattatattgtggcctttctcttgtatttcaaagatgatgtaaccaaaaaaaaatagaaaacacatgattttctgtttgtattatcttttaccagatctaatgtgttatattctcctacattaatttcacatatCCACAAatgtcaaagtgtttccttttgAAATGGAATCAAGAATATGCTTATCCTTGCTTCGGGTCCTGAGCttcaggcagttagatttgggtatgtcatgtTAGGCGAAATTGAAAAAAACgttccgatccttaagaggttaaacagacagctcggtacattcagttTGTCAATACTTCATACAAAAAAAAGTAGTTATGAAGttaatctctcttccactttgagccatgggagattgacatgcatatcattaatatTAGCTCCcagtgtacttttaagggccagccgtgctgccctgttctgagccaattgtaattttcctaagccctctttgtggcacctgaccacaataCTGAACCGTATAAGGACCTGccttgttaaaaaggcagagcagcactttatgaTGGACAAacttaaattttagtcatttatcagatgctcttatccagagcaacttactggagcaattagggttaagtgccttgctctagggcacatcgacagattcttcacctagtcggctcggggattagaaacagcaaccttttggttattgGCACAAtgttcttaaccactaagctaccatcttagctactgttgtatcaatatgttctGACCATGACAGtgtacaatccagggttactccaagcagtttagtcacctcatcttgctcaatttccacattatttattacaagatttacagtgcattcggaaagtattcacacccctcgactttttccacattttgttacgttatagccttattctaaaattgattaaattgttcaatatacacacaataccccataatggtttcatcagaccagagaatcttgttttcatggtctgtgagtctttaggtggcttttggcaaactccaagtgggctgtcatgtgccttttactgaggagtgaccatcaaggcctgattggtggagtgctgcagagatggttgtccttctggaaggttctcccatctccacagaggaactctggagctctgtcagagtgaccattgggttcttggtcacctccttgaaaAAGGCCTTTCTTCCTCGATTGCTCAGATTggtcgggtggccagctctaggaagagtcttggtggttccaaactgcttccatttaagaatgatggaggctactgtgttcttggggaccttcaatgctgcagaaattttttggtacccttccccagatctgtgcctcgacacaatcctgtctcggagctctacggacaattccttcgacctcatggcttggtttttgctctgacatgcactgtcaactgtgggaccttatatagacaggtgtctgcCTTTACAAacaatgtccaatcaattgaatttactacaggtggactccaatcagttgtagaaacatctcaaggatgatcaatggaaacaggatgcacctgagctcaagttcgagtctcatagcaaagggtctgaatacttatgtaaataaggtatttctgttttttatttttaatgaatttgcaaacatttctaaaatacaGTTTtagctttgttattatggggtgttgtgtttagattgatgaggaaaagtttttatttcatccattttagaataaggctgtaatgtaacaaaatgtggaaaaagtcaaggggtctcaatactttccgaatacactgtagtAGAGGTTTAGGGTTAAGTGAATGATTcataccaaatacaatgctttacatttttgaaatatttaggattaacttattccttgcgaaccattctgaaactaactgcagctctttgttaagcgatgtagtcatttcagtcgctgtagtagctgacgtgtatagtgttgagtcatccacatacatagacacactggtttACCCaatgccagtggcatgtcgttagtaaagaaggaaaaaagtaaggggcctaaacactaaacagctgccctggggaattcctgattctacctggattatacTGGAgatgcttccattaaagaacaccctctgtgctctgttagataggtaactctttatccacaatatagcagggggtgtaaagccataacacatacattattCCAGCAGTAgtctatgatcgataatgtcgaAAGCCGCACTGatatctaacaaaacagccccccaatctttttatcatcaatttctctcagccaatcatcagtcatttttgtaaatgcttgttgaatgtccttccctacatAAACCTATacgcatgctgaaagtctgttgtcaatttgtttactgtaaaatagcattgtatctggtcaaacacaattttttcaaaaagtttactaagggttggtaacaggctgattggtcggctatttgagccagtaaagggggctttactctTCTTGGGgagtggaatgacttttgcttccctccaggcatgagggcacacactttccagtaggcttaaattgaagatatggcaaataggctattatcttcagtaattttccatcaaggttctcagaccccagtggcttgtcattgttgattgaCAACAATAATTCTTTCATAGTATCATTTATTTtgatttagtttagtcacatgatttctcaatatgcagtacgtttgccaatcggttgcgCTGccagacttacagtggggaaaaaaagtatttagtcagccaccaattgtgcaagttctcccacttaaaaagatgagagaggcctgtaattttcatcataggtacacgtcaactatgacagacaaattgaggaaaaaaaatccagaaaatcacattgtaggattttttatgaatttatttgcaaattatggtggaaaataagtatttggtcacctacaaacaagcaagatttctggctctcacagacctgtaacttattctttaagaggcccctctgtcctccactcgttacctgtattaatggcacctgtttgaacttgttatcagtataaaagacacctgtccacaacctcaaacagtcacactccaaactccactatggccaagaccaaagagctgtcaaaggacaccagaaacaaaattgtagacctgcaccaggctgggaagactgaatctgcaataggtaagcagcttggtttgaagaaatcaactgtaggagcaattattaggaaatggaagacatacaagaccactgataatctccctcgatctggggctccatgcaagatctcaccctgtggggtcaaaatgatcacaagaacggtgagcaaaaattccagaaccacatggggggacctagtgaatgacctgcagagagctgggaccaaagtaacaaagcctaccatcagtaacacactacgccgccagggactcaaatcctgcagtgccagacgtgtccacctgcttaagccagtacatgtccaggcccatctgaagtttgctagagtgcatttggatgatccagaagaggattgggagaatgtcatatggtcagatgaaaccaaaatagaacttttttgtaaaaactcaactcgtcgtgtttggaggacaaagaatgctgagttgcatccaaagaacaccatacctactgtgaagcatgggggtggaaacatcatgctttggggccatttttctgcaaaaggaccaggacgactgatccgtgtaaaggaaagaatgaatggggccatgtatcgtgagattttgagtgaaaacctccttccatcagcaagggcattgaagatgaaatgtggctgggtctttcagtatgacaatgatcccaaacacaccgcccgggcaacgaaggagtggcttcgtaagaagcatttcaaggtcctggagtggcctagccagtctccagatctcaaccccatagaaaatctttggaggggagttgaaagtctgtgttgcccagcgacagccccaaaacatcactgctctagaggagatctgcatggaggaatgggccaaaataccagcaacagtgtgtgaaaaccttgtgaagacttacagaaaacgtttgacctgtgtcattgccaacaaagggtatataacaaagtattgagaaacgtttgttattgaccaaatacttattttccaccataatttgcaaataaattcattaaaaatcctacaatgtgattttctcgattttattttctcattttgtctgtcatagttgacgtgtacctatgatgaaaattacaggcctctctcatctttttaagtgggagaacttgcacaattggtggctgactaaatactttttttccccactgtatttgccataccttttgcctcatccctttcaaccatacaatttttacatttctcatcaatccaaggggatttaacagttaTTACAGCCATTTTCTTAATGGGTatatgcttattagtaactggaataagcaatttcatgaatgtctcaagtgcagcgtctggttgctcctcattgcacaccacagaccagcaaatattctttacatcatcaacataagaatcactacaaaacttattgtatgacctcttatacactatattaggcccagcctttggaactttggttttcctagatatggctactatattgtgatcactacatcctatgAATTTGCATACTGCTCTCCTTGGTGAGGTTTAAAGGTgccagatcagcttggcaaatggctgacagatagccagacacctccccccttctcccccacaggagaggagggggggagggggggggggggtttgacTTAACAGGTTTTTTGACTTAAcataaatagtttgcagaaaaTGACTCCTTTTGGTCTCCATTATGGGAAGAAAGACATCTCTTTGTTACAGAGAGACTCTTGCTGCCTAAAAACTCTAACATCAAAAGATTGGACATTGGAACATTGTTGTTGAGATCCAAATGTTTGGTATGGTcggtggggatctaaagaataatcatgttatattgtttattgttttgtgatgTTATTAAGGATGGTATTACTAAATAAAAAGTGAAAGTGTACACATTTCATTGATCAGGTTTGCATCTAAATGTTGtttaaaatatatgattaagtatgagaatACGTTTGTAAGATAGCAATGTAATTTTAGCCTTCTAAATGAGAATTGTTTTTCATAGAAACTTTTGCCAGTCAGTAACCACGCCCAAGTGAGCACAGACATTGGGTCGGCGTGATGGAGCGCCCCTTTTTCCCCGAGGATAAAAGCCTTGGGAACTAAATTTACATTTAGACCAGGAAGCGTGGAGAGTGGCAACTGCACGTTTAGAATGGTTCGAACTTTGAATGAGAAAGACCAGCCGACGTGAAGCGCAAGCTTACGTTAcaaatcaacagatttttcaccttgtcggctcaggtatttgaaccagcaacctttcggttactggcccaacactctaacccaAGGATCGtcaatcctgttcctggagagctaccatcctgtaggttttccctccaaccctaatctagcgcaactgattctaataattagctggttgataaactgaatcaggttagttataaCTGGGGTTGGagagaaaacctacaggagggtagctctccatgaACAGGGTTGGCGAGCCCTGCTCTAACCGCCAGGCTGCCTGCCGCCCTGCCAAGATCATCACATGTGAGGTGTTCCAAAAACATATGATTTTACATGTGCAAAATGTGTAAATGTCAcatgaaatcatgtgatttttcTGTAAGGGTACTGCACCACCACTCAAAAAAGCTTTTTAGATTGAAGTATTCaattacatttaaataatttcATTTTCCTGTGAGGGAACTTCTTGTGTGAAATGATACATACAACAAAACATAGTACAAATTCAATAAGTGTACTTAATATGTTATCATGGGACATAAAATAAGAAATGTGGAGAGGTGTATGTGAGATTACCTTGTCAGTATAGTCGGCACTGGCCCCCCAGAGCACTGACCCGGAGGCCCCCAATGCTGCACTTTCTCCAATACTTCTGATCAGATCCTCCTGGGaatgacagacatacagtatgacAGAAACTCCTGCATGAAACTCACCTGAAGTCAAAATACATTTGTAATAATGTGTGCACTGCATGTCTTGATAATGTTCTTGTGAGTTATCGGCATTTAGTGACCACACGTTTTAATAGCACAAAGCTAAAGATAACATAAAAGTCTATTGAAATTGCATAGCAATTTGAACTATTAAGTAATTGAAATCTAATGCCCTCACCGTACTGAGAAACTTGTGGTCACGGAGTGGGCGTGAGTACACATAGATGGGCACAGTGTAGGGGCGTTTGGGCAGAGCTGCCACCCTCACTGCCTCCTGAACGCGGTTTCGGACGAAGAGCGCCACCTTAGAGCTGTTGTTCAGCGATGCAGGCAGGTAGATTGAAGGGTATAGAGCCGTGCTGGACTCCCAAAGCCACAGAAGCTCGTCGTTCTGGCTCTTGGTCTTGTCGGAGCACTGCCCTGTGTAGTCTGGCTTCTCCCAGCCATAGTTGTAGCAGTCGGGGAACAGATAGAACCCCCATTGCTGGATGGGCCGCTGGCTGATACCTAGCATCATTGTTCCCTCCATGTACTTGCGGGCTGCAGTCTGAAACTGCTTCTTGGCCTCAGTGGTTGCTTGTGATGGGGACAAAGAGGGGTCCTTCTCTCGAGCGTAGGCGATGGACAGTTGACGGTAAATATCCTTGGACCCCCAGTTTCTGTCCCACAGGGGGCGCCATTCTTCCCAGTCAATGACAGCCAGACCCGGGGTTGTGTAAGAGGGGATATACTGATTGATGTCACCATAGGCCTTAATAAGGTGGGCCGTCAGGTTGCCCTTTTGGGGGATGCCGCCATTGAACTGGCGATGGTGGTTGGGGTCAACGTAAGGGTACAGGCCCAGGCGGTCAGAGTAGAACAGGGTGAGGAACTGACCAGGAACAGCAGCAGGCGTGGTCACTGCCTTGAAGGACCAGGTGTCCAGTGGGATCTCCAGCCTCTTGCATGCAGGGGTCGGGGCATTCCATATACCCACAAAGGGATAACCGTCAAACAGTGGGGGCTCCGTTGTAGGTAGGGGGGAGACGAAACTAAGACACACCAGAAGGGAGAGGGCAAGGGTGGGGAGTAGCTGTGGCGTGCACCTTTTCATCTGGGTGAACTGGTCCATCGTGACTACTCTgtgaaaaaaatacataaatacatgTATGTGGCCACTGGCAGTGGAGGAATATGACTTCCCAACAATCTCTGTATAGCTACAGTGAGGTACTGTATTATGTGTCTTTTCAGCTATCTTTAAACCTTACAGCCAGTGCAGAGAGAAAATGTACTAGAGCCAGTGGTGGCAGTTATTAGAACTTTTAGTACATAAGCTGTTGATGACAATGTTCAAGTATTACAAAGTCGGATGACAGACTAATATTACGGATATTACAAAGAAGCCAAAAGACAGCCTACTAGTACTTACCTGTGCGTAATAAACATTTGGAGTGCACAGGCAGAGTAGAGAACACATATTTTTATACCATGGGGGTAATCTATTCCATTTGATGTCATTTTGGGTCAAGTGCTCGTTAAACATGGTCCTGTTTGTTGTACATTGTGATTTATCATTCAAGAGCTTTTTCCGTGGTTCCATGAATGACTGTTATTGACTATTTAATAGACTGATTAGAGAGAGACGGGTCAGAGCAAGGACATGCAACGGTTCATATTTGCAGAATTTCAGTCTGGCTGTCAAGGTATACTTGTCTCTGGTATCTGAAAATTACAGGAGATTATGTATCACCTGTTATTGTAAAGCTATTGCTCAACGTTTTGAGAAACCTCTGGTCTAGACAGAATTCTTGACATATGAAATGGGAGAACAAAAACCTAGTATTATAGGCCTAAGTTCCAAAGCTGGGCCGATTGGATAATATACCCTATGCATTTATACTGTCACGTTCTGCAAATCAAACATTTTCCATGACCTAATAGATAAAAACGGGCACATTAAGAATGTCATTTTCATTTTTTTGTCCTCTGGATTGGAGCAAGTTGCGGACACGTCAGGCTCCGAATCAGGTTGCAGGCTTTGGGGCGAGAGAACAGTTAAGTGCTATCATCAAGCAGCTACCACACTTATGTCAACCAGTACAACAGGTCCTGTACATTTCTGTGAAACTATTGTTTTTACTGTTATCTGGTCTCCTATTTCTTTTCTGTACTCAGGAAAACACAGATGCCCTTCAAGGCACCTGACCTCTGGAGTGTGCGGAGGATATCAGTGTTTGTCTGCAGTTATCAGCCTAATATACACTGTTACATTGCATGCGTGTAAGAGAGAGAATGTGGCCAAATAATCATACAATAGAATCCAAACGTTAAGGATCACTTTAAGGGTAAtttaaaacctcttaaggatcggaccctttttttcaattgtcgcctgaaatgacatacccaaatctaactgcctgtagctcaggacctgaagcaaggatatgtatattcttgataccatttgaaaggaaacactttgaagtttgtggaaatgtgaaattaatgtaggagaatataacacattagatctggtaaaagataatacaaacaaaaaacatgtgttgtctatttttttgttttgctccatataatattgcagtttaggtgcaatttagATTCTGGCTACTAGATGGcagagtgtgtgtgcaaagtttcagattgatccagtgcaatactggactattttgtatcaagtctgcccaaaagtgccgaattggtcaattgatacattttcaagtacataactatagagaacatacaaaaattatatggtaaatCAAAATGTACGTTTACACACTCCTAGGAATGTCAtatatgatggatcattagcttatacactaactttcacacatctagatggctgggcggggtgggtgtggagccagagacagcaggggttcaaactatAGAACCCAgctcctacatttgaatataaaaattgattttatcaaacaaaactatgctacatttcaTCTCTGgcacccttaggatgacaaatcagagcaagattactgaatgtaagtacattatttaccttcagaggtgaatgtatcaaaccagttgccgtgatacgttttttgttgttgtacactctcctcaaacaatagcatgatattttttcactgtagtagctactgtaaattggacagtgcagttagattaacaagaatgtaagctttctgcccatataagacatgtctatgtcctggaaagtttgctgttacttacaacagtcatgctaatcacattagcgcacgttagctcaaccgtcccgtatacgggacaccgatgcCGTAGAGGTTAAGGGCTACTAAGGGCTAATTTAAGGGCTACTAAGGGCAGATAATCTTGGAGAATCGTCATTGATACATTGTCAATTGGAAAATAGTCACCCATGGTTCTTGATATCAGCATCCATTTACTATAATTGTATTAAGTTACTTCAATTAGGAGGAAAATGGAGAGACAAATTAATGTGGGCAAAATGATTGAcatttttggtaacactttattttaagatgcACATATTACCTACACATTTGTAGTTTATAAGTGAGTATACAAGTAGCTAATAAGGCCTTTATTATGTCTTATTAGCCATATATAAGGCATTCATTTGTGTTTTTTCTTATTCAAACATTAGAAGTAATGTGTTAATTGCCAATCCTTAATAACCTCATTGTTAGTCATAATAAAGACATATTAGTATTTAATAAAGAGCAAGTTACACAATAAACAGACTCATAGTATGCTGTCTCAATGTAGAACTAATACAAGCGTAGTACCTTTACATGTGTTCCCTATACTAAAGTGCTACCTTAAATTCTATAAGACATtgacatatacactgctcaaaaaaataaagggaacacttaaacaacacaatgtaactccaagtcaatcacacttctgtgaaatcaaactgtccacttaggaagcaacactgattgacaataaatttcacatgctgttgtgcaaatggaatagacaacaggtggaaattataggcaattagcaagacacccccaataaaggactggttttgcaggtggtgaccacagaccacttctcagttcctatgcttcctggctgatgttttggtcacttttgaatgctggcggtgctttcactctagtggtagcatgagacggagtctacaacccacacaagtggctcaggtagtgcagctcatccaggatggcacatcaatgcgagctgtggcaagaaggtttgctgtgtctgtcagcgtagtgtccagagcatggaggcgctaccaggagacaggccagtacatcaggagacgtggaggaggccgtaggagggcaacaacccagcagcaggactgctacctccgcctttgtgcaaggaggagcaggatgagcactgccagagccctgcaaaatgacctccagcaggccacaaatgtgcatgtgtctgttcaaatggtcagaaacagactccatgagggtggtatgagggcccgacgtccacaggtgggggttgtgcttacagcccatcaccgtgcaggacgtttggtatTTGCCAGAGAACATCAAGAttgagtctggagacgccgtggagaacgttgtgctgcctgcaacatcctccagcatgaccggtttggcagtgggtcagtcatggtgtggggtggcatttctttggggggccgcacagccctccatgtgctcgccagaggtagcctgactgccattaggtaccgaaatgagatcctcagaccccttgtgagaccatatgctggtgcggttggccctgggttcctcctaatgcaagacaatgctagacctcatgtggctggagtgtgtcagcagttcctgcaagaggaaggcattgatgctatggactggcccgcccgttccccagacctgaatccaattgagcacatctgggacatcatgtctcgctccatccaccaacgccacgttgcaccacagactgtccaggagttggcggatgctttagtccaggtctgggaggagatccctcaggagaccatccgccacctcatcaggagcatgcccaggcgttgtagggaggtcatacaggcacgtggaggccacacacactactgagactcattttgacttgttttaaggacattaaatcaatgttggatcagcctgtagtgtggttttccactttaattttgagggtgactccaaatccagacctccatgggttgatacatttgatttccattgataatttttgtgtgattttgttgtcagcactgtaacgatcccggcagtctgagtcgggtcctgtctgtggactagtttttctgctcgtgatctccagtttcccgagggttctggaacgctccctgcctggttgccgggcaacgttgctaggcgggagctctcttgatttccgcacctgcatcccatcagcaatctgcacacctggtcctgatcatcacccttcttaggctctggcctaacatccattccctgccggatcgttagccatgaacagtaggtgttctgtgtatcagtttagagcgttctagcgtgagttttgttattttgtactttgttgagtttttgtgttcttacctccgtttttgttccacctgcagtcacacgtccggaaccttcaccccacctctgcctgatggtcggcggctgccgagccatcactggacccagactgcacccccaactactcaaccacgccgcccgctctgtccctggattatactgcaccttttgtcgtatctaataaaccctcaccttcgttcaactctccttgtcctggtctgcttttgggttctggctgagggaactgtgacagattatttcattcattcagatctaggatgttgtCACGTTCGGTGAAGgactggtcgaaccaaggcgcagcgtgatatgcatacatgtttatttgactattaaacacatcgacaaaacaacaaacaaaacatgaagtccaaggcagcacaacacaacataccttaactggaacaagatcccacaacccactagtgccaataggctgcctaagtattgtccccaatcagagacaacgagctacagctgcctctgattgggaaccacaccggccaacatagaaatacacaacatagaacatacacaccctgactcaacatttaagcgtcccctgagtcagggcgtgacagtacccccccaaaggtgcggactccgaccgcacaacataaacataacagggtaggggccgggtggacaTTCCGCCTCaaaggcggatccggctccgggcgtgacaaccaccgattctccgcctccctgttgcgcccctggtctggtctggatctcggcgcgctgcttgccctctccttcctcccacgaagtaccaagccctgtctggaccctggagtgggagaccccgaacctggagaggggctgacgtctgggtctggactggaacagCTGACTGgtgctggacccgacgacggtggagcgaactgctctggctccggagtggagccgctgaccggagctggatcaggcaccggtggagcggactgctctggctccggagtggagccgctgaccggagctggactggaccccggtggagcggattgctctggctccggactggagcagctgaccggagctgaactgggcaccggtggagcggactgctctggctccggagcggatccactgaccggagctggactggaccccggtggagcggattgctctggctccggagtggagcagctaaccagagctggatcaggcaccggtggagcggactgctctggctccggagtggagcagctgaccagagctggatcaggcaccggtggagcggactgctctggctccggagtggagcagctgaccggagctgaactgggcaccggtggaacaggcacgggccatgccggactggacacacgcaccactggcttggtgtgaggagcagaaacaggccggaccgggctggcgacgcgcaccactggcttggtgcaaggagcaggaacgggccgtaccggactggcgacgcgcaccactgggctggtgcgagggacaggaacaggccgtaccggactggcgacgcgcaccactggcctggtgcgaggtacaggccgggccgggctggcgacgcgcaccactgtcttggagcgaggagcaggaacaggccggaccgggctggcgacgcgcaccactgacttggtgcgaggggcaggaacaggccgggccgggctggcgacgtgcaccactggcttggtgcgaggggcaggaacaggccgggtcgggctggcgacgcgcaccactggcttggtgcgaggaacaggaacaggccggaccgggctggtgacgcgcaccactggcctggt is a window from the Coregonus clupeaformis isolate EN_2021a unplaced genomic scaffold, ASM2061545v1 scaf0073, whole genome shotgun sequence genome containing:
- the LOC121531196 gene encoding hyaluronidase-5-like translates to MDQFTQMKRCTPQLLPTLALSLLVCLSFVSPLPTTEPPLFDGYPFVGIWNAPTPACKRLEIPLDTWSFKAVTTPAAVPGQFLTLFYSDRLGLYPYVDPNHHRQFNGGIPQKGNLTAHLIKAYGDINQYIPSYTTPGLAVIDWEEWRPLWDRNWGSKDIYRQLSIAYAREKDPSLSPSQATTEAKKQFQTAARKYMEGTMMLGISQRPIQQWGFYLFPDCYNYGWEKPDYTGQCSDKTKSQNDELLWLWESSTALYPSIYLPASLNNSSKVALFVRNRVQEAVRVAALPKRPYTVPIYVYSRPLLSVILYVCHSQEDLIRSIGESAALGASGSVLWGASADYTDKASCEALSTYLTSTLNPYIANVTAATKLCSDVLCQGNGRCVRKDYNSNDYLHLNLDNFRLLKSQGKFVAIGIPSSADLLTLADKFTCQCYTGRLVSKTLENAVSQQMQENFFPFPCLSGLGPICP